A single region of the Aeromonas hydrophila subsp. hydrophila ATCC 7966 genome encodes:
- the waaF gene encoding lipopolysaccharide heptosyltransferase II, with translation MKILVIGPSWVGDMVMSQSLYKAIKANHPDSELHVMAPAWCGALLERMPEVDKAIPMPLGHGDFKLGARRRLGKQLAAEKYDQAIIQPNSMKSALIPWFARIPVRTGWKGEHRFGLLNDMRSNKSAFPLMVEAYLALAYPKAQMKSRADIPTIPQPALNVDLINQEKALERLGLDRARPVLVLCPGAEFGPAKRWPEGHYAVVAQKHLDEGWQVWIFGSAKDSAVANTIRDRINPLSRPNCHVLAGKTNLYEAIDLMALAGRVIANDSGLMHVAAALNRPLIGVYGSTSPLYTPPLADRVEIVHTDIECRPCFKRTCKFGHLKCLIELMPEQVIEAGRRLECSETPAPPLALPPGEPPRFVAEPGKRGEPH, from the coding sequence ATGAAGATATTGGTGATCGGCCCCTCCTGGGTCGGCGACATGGTGATGTCCCAGAGCCTCTATAAGGCGATCAAGGCCAATCACCCCGACAGCGAGCTGCACGTGATGGCGCCCGCCTGGTGTGGTGCCCTGCTGGAGCGGATGCCGGAGGTGGACAAAGCCATTCCGATGCCGCTCGGCCACGGCGACTTCAAGCTGGGGGCCCGCCGCCGGCTCGGCAAGCAGCTGGCGGCCGAGAAGTACGATCAGGCCATTATCCAGCCCAATTCCATGAAGTCGGCGCTGATCCCCTGGTTTGCCCGCATCCCGGTGCGCACCGGCTGGAAGGGGGAGCACCGCTTCGGTCTGCTCAACGACATGCGCAGCAACAAGTCCGCTTTTCCGCTGATGGTGGAGGCCTACCTGGCACTGGCCTATCCCAAGGCACAGATGAAGAGCCGGGCCGACATCCCGACCATTCCCCAGCCGGCCCTCAACGTTGATCTCATCAACCAGGAGAAGGCGCTGGAGCGGCTCGGGCTGGATCGCGCCCGCCCGGTGCTGGTGCTCTGCCCCGGAGCCGAGTTCGGCCCGGCCAAGCGCTGGCCGGAGGGTCACTACGCCGTGGTGGCACAAAAGCACCTCGACGAGGGCTGGCAGGTGTGGATCTTCGGTTCCGCCAAGGACTCGGCGGTGGCCAACACCATCCGCGACCGGATCAACCCGCTGTCGCGCCCCAACTGCCACGTGCTGGCGGGCAAGACCAATCTGTACGAGGCGATCGACCTGATGGCGCTGGCCGGGCGGGTGATCGCCAATGACTCCGGCCTGATGCACGTCGCCGCCGCTCTCAACCGGCCGCTGATCGGGGTCTATGGCTCCACTTCGCCGCTCTATACCCCGCCGCTGGCGGACCGGGTCGAGATCGTCCACACCGACATCGAGTGCCGCCCCTGCTTCAAGCGCACCTGCAAGTTCGGCCACCTCAAGTGCCTGATCGAGCTGATGCCGGAGCAGGTCATCGAGGCTGGCCGCCGGCTGGAGTGCAGCGAGACGCCGGCCCCGCCGTTGGCGCTGCCGCCCGGCGAACCGCCCCGTTTTGTCGCCGAGCCGGGCAAGCGCGGGGAGCCGCACTAG
- the mutM gene encoding bifunctional DNA-formamidopyrimidine glycosylase/DNA-(apurinic or apyrimidinic site) lyase, with product MPELPEVEVSRQGISPWLTGIKVTRVVVRDGRLRWPVPGEIQELVDLTIHRVSRRAKYLLLETDFGTAILHLGMSGSLRVLDIGTPAEKHDHVDIELANGKLLRLNDPRRFGALLWTREPAEAHALLAKLGPEPLTDAFNADYLRERAKGRSTAIKTFLMDNQVVVGVGNIYANEALYAAGIHPKRAAGNISAERLGTLVAEIKRVLAEAIRQGGTTLKDFTSADGKPGYFVQQLQVYGRGGQPCFHCHTLLSEIRLGQRTTVFCSHCQR from the coding sequence ATGCCTGAATTACCGGAAGTCGAAGTCAGCCGCCAGGGTATCTCGCCCTGGCTTACCGGCATCAAGGTCACCCGAGTGGTGGTGCGGGACGGCCGCCTGCGCTGGCCGGTGCCGGGGGAAATCCAGGAGCTGGTGGATCTCACCATCCACCGGGTCAGCCGCCGCGCCAAGTACCTGCTGCTGGAGACCGACTTCGGCACCGCCATCCTCCATCTGGGCATGTCGGGCAGCCTGCGGGTGCTGGACATCGGCACCCCGGCCGAGAAGCACGATCACGTGGATATCGAGCTGGCCAACGGCAAGCTGCTGCGGCTCAACGATCCGCGCCGCTTCGGCGCCCTGCTGTGGACCCGCGAGCCGGCCGAGGCGCACGCGCTGCTGGCCAAGCTGGGGCCGGAGCCGCTCACCGATGCGTTCAATGCTGATTACCTGCGTGAGCGCGCCAAGGGGCGCAGCACCGCCATCAAGACCTTCCTGATGGACAACCAGGTGGTGGTCGGGGTGGGCAATATCTACGCCAACGAGGCGCTCTACGCCGCCGGCATTCACCCCAAGCGGGCGGCGGGCAACATCAGCGCCGAGCGCTTGGGCACCCTGGTGGCCGAGATCAAGCGGGTGCTGGCCGAAGCGATTCGGCAGGGCGGCACCACCCTCAAGGATTTCACCAGTGCAGACGGCAAGCCGGGCTATTTCGTGCAGCAGCTGCAGGTGTACGGGCGGGGCGGCCAGCCCTGTTTTCACTGCCACACCCTGCTCAGTGAAATCCGGCTGGGACAGCGTACCACCGTGTTCTGTTCCCACTGCCAGCGCTGA
- a CDS encoding glycosyltransferase family 2 protein yields MNKPTLAAVLIVKNEAENLRPCLASLDGLVDEIVIMDSGSQDETPTIAAEFGARFFVNPVWPGFGRQRRLAQSHVQSDWVLWLDADERLTPELKAAIAAVMANPASDTIYSIPRLSWVFGRFIRHSGWYPDRVLRLYPKALTSYNEVLVHEKVEVRANMKIVNLHGDLLHFTYRDLEHYLVKSAGYARAWADQRTARGKKGSLSQGLVHALGCFLKMYLLKAGFLDGKQGLLLAILSAHSTFVKYADLWIRQQPQAPDQADK; encoded by the coding sequence GTGAATAAACCGACTCTGGCGGCTGTCCTTATCGTCAAGAATGAAGCCGAAAACCTGCGCCCCTGCCTCGCCTCCCTCGATGGACTGGTCGACGAGATCGTCATCATGGACTCCGGCAGCCAGGACGAAACCCCGACCATCGCCGCCGAATTCGGCGCCCGCTTCTTCGTCAACCCGGTGTGGCCGGGCTTCGGCCGCCAGCGCCGCCTCGCCCAGTCCCACGTGCAATCCGACTGGGTGCTGTGGCTGGATGCGGACGAGCGGCTCACTCCCGAGCTGAAAGCCGCCATCGCCGCCGTCATGGCCAACCCGGCCAGCGACACCATCTACTCGATCCCGCGCCTCTCCTGGGTATTCGGCCGCTTCATCCGCCACAGCGGCTGGTATCCGGACCGGGTGCTGCGCCTCTATCCCAAGGCGCTCACCAGCTACAACGAGGTGCTGGTGCACGAGAAGGTGGAAGTGCGCGCCAACATGAAGATCGTCAACCTGCACGGCGACCTGCTCCACTTCACCTATCGGGATCTGGAGCACTACCTGGTCAAATCCGCCGGCTATGCCCGCGCCTGGGCCGATCAGCGCACCGCCCGCGGCAAGAAGGGCTCCCTCAGCCAGGGGCTGGTGCACGCGCTGGGCTGCTTCCTCAAGATGTACCTGCTCAAGGCCGGCTTCCTCGATGGCAAGCAGGGGCTCTTGCTGGCCATCCTGTCGGCCCACTCCACCTTCGTCAAATACGCCGACCTCTGGATCCGCCAGCAGCCGCAAGCACCGGATCAGGCGGACAAGTAA
- a CDS encoding mechanosensitive ion channel domain-containing protein gives MEPEIITEAQTWLVNNQGLLIEYAVNIAAALITLLVGYIAANLISSAVVKVMQARKLDTTVTHFVGSILKYAILVFVVIAALGRVGVQTASFVAIIGAAGLAIGLALQGSLSNFAAGFLLIIFRPIKAGEFIEVAGTNGVVQSVQLFTTTLTSGDNKMVVVPNSAILNGTIVNYSRMDTRRVDMTFGIGYGSDLRKAKQILERLVSEEPRILKEPAATIAVAALADSSVNIVVRPWVKTGDYWGVWFDFHEKVKLTFDAEGIEIPFPQMVMHMQKPQA, from the coding sequence ATGGAACCCGAAATCATCACCGAAGCGCAGACCTGGCTGGTCAACAACCAGGGCCTGCTGATCGAGTATGCCGTCAACATCGCGGCCGCCCTGATCACCCTGCTGGTCGGCTATATCGCCGCCAACCTCATCAGCAGCGCCGTGGTCAAGGTGATGCAGGCCCGCAAGCTGGACACCACTGTCACCCACTTCGTCGGCAGCATCCTCAAGTACGCCATCCTGGTGTTCGTGGTGATCGCCGCGCTGGGCCGGGTCGGGGTGCAGACCGCCTCCTTCGTCGCCATTATCGGTGCCGCCGGTCTGGCCATCGGTCTGGCGCTGCAGGGCTCGCTCTCCAACTTTGCCGCCGGCTTCCTGCTCATCATCTTCCGCCCCATCAAGGCAGGTGAGTTCATCGAGGTGGCAGGCACCAATGGCGTGGTGCAATCCGTTCAGCTGTTCACCACTACCCTCACCTCCGGTGACAACAAGATGGTGGTGGTGCCCAACTCCGCCATCCTCAACGGCACCATCGTCAACTACTCGCGCATGGATACCCGCCGGGTCGACATGACCTTCGGCATCGGCTATGGCTCCGATCTGCGCAAGGCCAAGCAGATCCTGGAGCGGCTGGTCAGCGAAGAGCCGCGCATCCTCAAGGAGCCGGCCGCCACCATCGCCGTCGCCGCGCTGGCCGACTCCTCGGTCAATATAGTGGTGCGCCCCTGGGTCAAGACCGGCGACTACTGGGGAGTCTGGTTCGACTTCCACGAGAAGGTGAAGCTCACCTTCGATGCCGAAGGCATCGAGATCCCCTTCCCGCAGATGGTCATGCACATGCAAAAGCCACAGGCCTGA
- a CDS encoding glycosyltransferase family 9 protein → MKRILVVRNDKIGDFMLAWPSFAMLKRSMECHVTALVPAYTAPLARLCPWIDEIILDPGSRADKEQQRALQARIKAAAFDASICLFSNSRNAMLVWKAHIPYRLAPATKLAQVLYNQRLIQRRSRSQKPEYEYNLDLVRRFLADQQVSAVEPQGPYLSFDAKSLQQVREQVAARLRLDAGRPWLMVHAGSGGSANNLSIEQYARLIIKLNQACPELQCILTAGPGEERIAEQLAAELLAHGGNGWIYRSDEGLPKFCQVMANAALFVAGSTGPLHIAAALDVPTIGFFPAHRSATPLRWRPLNSEGRHLAFSPPEDSDHPEDMSQLDPKTMAAAIARWAPPFWRTEH, encoded by the coding sequence ATGAAACGTATTCTGGTAGTCCGCAATGACAAGATTGGTGACTTCATGCTGGCTTGGCCGAGCTTTGCCATGCTCAAGCGCTCCATGGAGTGTCATGTGACTGCCCTGGTTCCTGCCTACACGGCGCCGTTGGCCCGCCTCTGCCCCTGGATTGACGAGATCATCCTGGATCCGGGCTCACGGGCCGACAAGGAACAGCAACGCGCCTTGCAGGCGCGCATCAAGGCCGCCGCCTTCGATGCCTCCATCTGCCTCTTCTCCAACTCCCGCAACGCCATGCTGGTGTGGAAGGCGCACATTCCCTACCGGTTGGCACCGGCCACCAAGCTGGCTCAGGTGCTCTACAACCAGCGCCTGATCCAGCGCCGCTCCCGCTCCCAGAAGCCGGAGTACGAATACAACCTGGATCTGGTGCGTCGTTTCCTCGCCGACCAGCAGGTGAGCGCGGTGGAGCCGCAGGGCCCCTACCTCAGCTTCGATGCGAAGAGTCTGCAACAGGTGCGCGAGCAGGTCGCCGCCCGCCTGCGGCTCGATGCCGGTCGCCCCTGGCTGATGGTGCATGCCGGCAGCGGTGGCTCGGCCAACAACCTCTCCATCGAGCAGTACGCCCGCCTCATCATCAAGCTCAATCAGGCCTGCCCTGAGTTGCAGTGCATACTGACGGCGGGGCCGGGGGAGGAGAGGATCGCCGAACAGCTGGCGGCCGAGCTGCTGGCCCACGGCGGCAACGGCTGGATCTACCGCTCCGACGAGGGTCTGCCCAAGTTCTGCCAGGTGATGGCCAACGCCGCCCTGTTCGTGGCGGGCAGCACGGGGCCGCTGCACATAGCGGCGGCGCTGGACGTGCCCACCATCGGCTTCTTCCCGGCGCACCGTTCGGCGACGCCGCTGCGCTGGCGTCCGCTCAACAGCGAGGGGCGCCATCTGGCGTTCAGCCCGCCGGAAGACAGCGATCACCCGGAAGACATGAGCCAGCTCGATCCCAAGACCATGGCGGCGGCGATCGCCCGCTGGGCGCCGCCGTTCTGGCGCACTGAACACTGA
- the coaD gene encoding pantetheine-phosphate adenylyltransferase, translated as MTNKVIYPGTFDPVTNGHTDLIGRAAKLFDEVVVGVANSPSKRPLFDLDERVQLARQVTAHLPNVKVVGFSGLLVDFAREQQANVLIRGLRAVSDFEYEFQLANMNRRLMPELESVFLTPAEENSFISSTLVKEVALHGGDIRQFVDPAVAAAIKAKQTK; from the coding sequence ATGACCAACAAGGTAATCTATCCCGGCACCTTCGATCCCGTCACCAACGGCCACACAGACCTCATCGGCCGGGCCGCCAAACTGTTTGATGAAGTGGTGGTCGGGGTGGCCAACAGCCCGAGCAAGCGGCCGCTGTTCGATCTGGACGAACGGGTGCAGCTGGCCCGCCAGGTGACCGCCCACCTGCCCAACGTCAAGGTGGTCGGCTTCTCAGGCCTCTTGGTGGATTTTGCCAGGGAGCAGCAGGCCAACGTGCTGATCCGCGGTCTGCGCGCCGTCTCCGACTTCGAGTACGAATTCCAGCTCGCCAACATGAACCGCCGCCTGATGCCGGAGCTGGAGAGCGTGTTCCTCACCCCGGCCGAGGAGAACTCTTTCATCTCCTCCACCCTGGTGAAGGAGGTCGCCCTGCACGGCGGTGACATCCGCCAGTTCGTCGACCCCGCCGTGGCCGCCGCCATCAAGGCCAAACAGACCAAGTAA
- the rpmB gene encoding 50S ribosomal protein L28, with amino-acid sequence MSRVCQVTGKRPAVGNNRSHANNATKRRFLPNLHTHRFWVESEKRFVSLRVSAKGMRIIDKRGVEVVLAELRASGVKV; translated from the coding sequence ATGTCTAGAGTATGCCAAGTAACCGGCAAGCGCCCGGCAGTTGGTAACAACCGTTCGCACGCTAACAACGCTACCAAGCGTCGTTTCCTGCCGAACCTGCACACTCACCGTTTTTGGGTTGAGAGTGAAAAACGCTTCGTAAGCCTGCGCGTATCCGCAAAAGGCATGCGTATCATCGACAAGCGTGGCGTTGAAGTGGTTCTGGCTGAACTGCGCGCCAGCGGTGTTAAGGTATAA
- a CDS encoding VirK/YbjX family protein produces the protein MARFLYPDDSARKTFNRAKFVLRSLLYRQQLSRVFELFQAEPLKALPAHYPELLDKPMRPYRFAGSTATERAEMLENHYRLMLARYPDLIDPLYLGDGIELGRYPESGCRIVLRHDGTFRREAELALSIVDPQGKRLYSCAFSLAGTPNRLAVVIGSVQGPEPCIEQAQDKVRALTKEGHGLRPKSLVVMLVMELAEAMQAEHISAVRMKAHIYQARRYSKKKKACLQADYDELWQEFGAIDLDSNFVRLQPAQRKPLEEIASKKRAMYRRRYEWLDQLTLASQQLLGPRLAG, from the coding sequence ATGGCGCGCTTCCTCTATCCCGATGACAGCGCCCGCAAAACCTTCAATCGCGCCAAGTTCGTGCTGCGCAGCCTGCTCTATCGGCAGCAGCTGAGCCGCGTGTTCGAGCTGTTTCAGGCCGAACCGCTCAAGGCCCTGCCTGCCCACTATCCCGAGCTGCTCGACAAGCCGATGCGGCCCTATCGCTTTGCCGGCTCCACCGCGACCGAGCGGGCCGAGATGCTGGAAAACCACTACCGGCTGATGCTGGCTCGCTACCCGGATCTGATCGACCCGCTCTATCTGGGGGATGGCATCGAGCTCGGTCGTTATCCCGAGAGCGGCTGTCGCATCGTGCTGCGCCACGACGGCACCTTCCGCCGCGAGGCGGAGCTGGCCCTCTCCATCGTCGACCCGCAGGGCAAGCGGCTCTACAGCTGCGCCTTCTCGTTGGCCGGCACTCCCAACCGGCTGGCAGTGGTGATCGGTTCGGTGCAGGGGCCGGAGCCCTGCATCGAGCAGGCGCAGGACAAGGTGCGTGCGCTGACCAAGGAGGGCCACGGTCTGCGGCCCAAGTCGCTGGTGGTGATGCTGGTGATGGAGCTGGCCGAGGCGATGCAGGCCGAGCACATCTCGGCGGTGCGGATGAAGGCCCACATCTATCAGGCCCGCCGTTACAGCAAGAAGAAGAAAGCCTGCCTGCAGGCGGATTATGACGAGCTGTGGCAGGAGTTTGGCGCCATCGATCTGGACAGCAACTTCGTGCGGTTGCAGCCCGCTCAGCGCAAGCCGCTGGAGGAGATCGCCTCCAAGAAGCGGGCCATGTACCGGCGCCGTTACGAGTGGCTCGATCAGCTGACCCTGGCGAGTCAGCAACTGCTGGGCCCGCGTCTGGCGGGCTGA
- the coaBC gene encoding bifunctional phosphopantothenoylcysteine decarboxylase/phosphopantothenate--cysteine ligase CoaBC, translated as MRLADKRILLGVSGGIAAYKSAELVRRLKDQGAEVRVVMTRSAKEFITPLTLQAVSGHPVADSLLDPAAEAGMGHIELAKWADLVLIAPASANLMARMAAGMADELLTTLCLATPAPVALAPAMNQQMYLNAATQANLKTLASRGILLWGPDSGSQACGDVGPGRMLDPLELVELCCQQLAAEPLLAGVRLLLTAGPTREALDPVRYISNHSSGKMGYAIARAAREAGAEVTLVSGPVALAPPAGVTRVDVESAEQMHQAVMSRVGECDLFIGCAAVADYRPAQVANQKIKKTGDNDQMQLTLVKNPDIIAAVGALSDKPFTVGFAAETVDVEQYALDKLQRKRLDMIAANDVSRAGQGFNADDNALTVFWQGGQAPLPLADKLTLARHLIALIADHYRH; from the coding sequence ATGAGATTGGCCGATAAACGCATCCTGTTGGGTGTCAGTGGCGGGATCGCCGCCTACAAGAGTGCCGAACTGGTACGCCGCCTGAAAGATCAGGGGGCCGAGGTACGGGTGGTGATGACCCGTTCCGCCAAGGAGTTCATCACCCCGCTGACCCTGCAGGCCGTCTCCGGCCACCCGGTGGCCGACAGTCTGCTGGATCCCGCCGCCGAGGCGGGCATGGGCCACATCGAGCTGGCCAAGTGGGCCGATCTGGTGCTGATCGCCCCGGCCAGCGCCAACCTGATGGCCCGCATGGCCGCCGGCATGGCCGACGAGCTGCTCACCACCCTCTGCCTGGCCACGCCGGCACCGGTGGCACTGGCGCCCGCCATGAACCAGCAGATGTACCTCAACGCCGCTACCCAGGCCAACCTCAAGACTCTGGCCAGCCGCGGCATCCTGCTGTGGGGGCCGGACTCCGGCAGCCAGGCGTGCGGTGACGTGGGCCCGGGCCGGATGCTGGATCCCCTCGAGCTGGTTGAGCTTTGCTGCCAACAGCTCGCCGCCGAGCCACTGCTGGCCGGGGTCAGGCTGCTGCTCACCGCCGGGCCGACCCGCGAGGCGCTGGATCCCGTGCGCTACATCAGCAACCACAGCTCAGGCAAGATGGGCTACGCCATCGCCCGCGCCGCCCGTGAAGCGGGCGCCGAGGTGACCCTGGTGAGCGGCCCGGTGGCACTGGCCCCCCCGGCGGGCGTCACCCGCGTCGACGTGGAAAGTGCCGAGCAGATGCATCAGGCGGTGATGAGCCGGGTCGGCGAGTGCGACCTCTTCATCGGCTGCGCCGCCGTCGCCGACTACCGCCCCGCACAGGTGGCCAACCAGAAGATCAAGAAGACTGGTGACAACGACCAGATGCAGCTGACCCTGGTCAAAAACCCCGACATCATCGCCGCCGTGGGGGCTTTGTCAGACAAGCCCTTCACCGTCGGATTTGCCGCAGAAACCGTGGATGTGGAACAATACGCCCTCGACAAACTGCAGCGTAAGCGGCTGGACATGATCGCCGCCAACGACGTATCTCGTGCGGGCCAGGGCTTCAACGCCGATGACAACGCCCTGACCGTGTTCTGGCAAGGGGGTCAAGCCCCCCTGCCCCTGGCCGATAAGCTGACGCTGGCTCGTCATCTCATCGCCCTGATTGCAGATCACTACCGGCACTGA
- the radC gene encoding RadC family protein — MSIKEWPEDERPREKLLRQGPGGLSDAELLAIFLRTGVSGLSAVDLSRHLLQQFGSLRALLGAEQRAFCAAHGLGPAKYAQLQAVLEMGKRHLAEQLQRGDPLTSPQLTRDYLQAQLRDRPREVFALLLLDNQHRVIQFVELFYGTLDSASVWPREIVQIALKHNAAAVILAHNHPSGVAEPSRADRQITDRITAALALIDIRVLDHLVIGDGITVSFAERGWL, encoded by the coding sequence ATGAGCATCAAGGAGTGGCCGGAAGATGAACGCCCGCGTGAGAAGCTGTTGCGTCAGGGGCCTGGCGGCTTGTCCGACGCCGAGCTGCTGGCGATCTTCCTGCGTACCGGGGTTAGTGGCCTGAGTGCGGTCGATCTCTCCCGCCATCTGTTGCAGCAATTTGGTTCGTTGCGGGCGCTGCTTGGCGCCGAACAGCGGGCCTTTTGCGCGGCGCACGGCCTTGGGCCAGCCAAATATGCCCAGCTGCAGGCCGTGCTGGAGATGGGCAAGCGCCATCTGGCCGAGCAGTTGCAAAGGGGCGATCCGCTCACTTCGCCCCAGTTGACCCGAGACTATCTGCAGGCTCAGCTGCGGGATCGACCGCGGGAGGTGTTTGCCCTGCTGCTGCTCGACAACCAGCACCGAGTGATTCAATTCGTTGAACTTTTTTACGGCACCCTCGACTCGGCGAGCGTCTGGCCTAGAGAAATCGTGCAGATCGCACTCAAACATAATGCAGCCGCCGTGATTCTGGCGCATAATCACCCGTCCGGCGTCGCCGAGCCCAGTCGGGCCGACCGCCAGATCACGGATCGGATCACGGCCGCCTTGGCCCTGATCGATATCAGAGTGCTGGATCACTTGGTGATCGGTGACGGCATCACGGTTTCTTTCGCCGAGCGCGGTTGGTTATGA
- the dut gene encoding dUTP diphosphatase, protein MTTQIELKILDARIGTEYPLPAYATPGSAGMDLRALLDAPLTLAPGDTTLVPTGLAIHIQDPGLCATILPRSGLGHKHGIVLGNLVGLIDSDYQGQLMVSVWNRGNDNFTMQPGERIAQLVIMPVVQASFQLVDEFNQSERGEGGFGSSGRQ, encoded by the coding sequence ATGACAACACAAATTGAACTGAAGATTCTGGATGCCCGCATCGGCACCGAGTACCCGCTGCCCGCCTATGCCACACCGGGCTCCGCCGGCATGGATCTACGCGCCCTGCTGGATGCCCCGCTGACCCTGGCCCCGGGTGATACCACCCTGGTGCCGACCGGGCTGGCCATCCACATTCAGGATCCGGGCCTGTGTGCCACCATCCTGCCCCGCTCCGGCCTCGGCCATAAGCACGGCATCGTGCTGGGCAACCTGGTCGGCCTCATCGATTCCGATTACCAGGGCCAGCTGATGGTCTCGGTGTGGAACCGTGGTAATGACAACTTCACCATGCAGCCCGGCGAGCGCATCGCCCAGCTGGTGATCATGCCGGTAGTTCAGGCCAGCTTCCAACTGGTCGATGAGTTCAATCAGAGCGAACGGGGTGAAGGCGGTTTTGGTTCTTCTGGTCGCCAATAA
- the slmA gene encoding nucleoid occlusion factor SlmA — protein sequence MASSNQKQSRRDQILQALAHMLETSPGQRITTARLAAEVGVSEAALYRHFPSKARMFEGLIDFIEDSLLSRVNLIMAEEKDTMARCHHILQLLLVFAERNPGITRILNGDALLGEHDRLRDRISVLFDKLETQIKQVLREKRLREGQGFQLDETMLANLLLAYTEGRISQFVRSEFKIKPTAGFEDQWQFIRSQLLQS from the coding sequence ATGGCAAGCAGTAATCAGAAACAGAGTCGGCGCGATCAGATCCTGCAGGCGCTCGCCCACATGCTGGAGACCAGCCCTGGCCAGCGCATCACCACGGCCCGTCTGGCGGCCGAGGTGGGGGTATCCGAGGCCGCGCTCTATCGACATTTTCCCAGCAAGGCGCGAATGTTCGAGGGGCTGATCGACTTTATCGAGGATTCCCTGCTGTCACGGGTCAACCTGATCATGGCCGAAGAGAAAGACACAATGGCCCGCTGCCACCACATACTGCAGCTACTGCTGGTGTTCGCCGAGCGCAACCCCGGCATCACCCGTATCCTCAATGGCGATGCCCTGTTGGGTGAGCACGACCGGCTGCGGGATCGCATCAGCGTCCTGTTCGACAAGCTGGAGACCCAGATCAAGCAGGTACTGCGGGAGAAGCGGCTGCGCGAAGGCCAGGGCTTCCAGCTCGACGAGACCATGCTGGCCAACCTGCTGCTGGCCTATACCGAGGGGCGGATCAGCCAGTTCGTCCGCTCCGAGTTCAAAATCAAGCCCACCGCCGGCTTTGAAGATCAGTGGCAATTTATCCGCAGCCAGCTGCTGCAGAGCTGA
- the rpmG gene encoding 50S ribosomal protein L33: MAKGIREKIRLNSSAGTGHFYTTTKNKRTMPEKMEIKKFDPVVRQHVIYKEGKIK, encoded by the coding sequence ATGGCTAAAGGTATTCGCGAGAAAATTCGCCTGAACTCCAGCGCCGGTACTGGTCACTTCTATACCACTACCAAGAACAAGCGCACCATGCCCGAAAAAATGGAGATCAAAAAGTTTGATCCCGTTGTTCGTCAGCATGTGATCTACAAGGAAGGCAAAATCAAGTAA